A region of Streptomyces sp. WMMC500 DNA encodes the following proteins:
- a CDS encoding GntR family transcriptional regulator, giving the protein MTKRGTGPVPALRLGVDRSSPVPLYFQLSQQLEAAIEQGALTPGSLLGNEIELAARLGLSRPTVRQAIQSLVDKGLLVRRRGIGTQVVHSQVRRPLGLTSLYDDLEAAGQRPATRVLGVAEMRASADVAAALGVAEGTDVVRVDRLRLTHGEPVAVLCNHLPAELVRLRPDELESTGLYRVLRRAGIALHSARQRVGARPATAAEAERLGEEEGAAVLTMERFTYDDTGRGVEFGSHLYRASRYSFEFQLLDRG; this is encoded by the coding sequence GTGACGAAGCGCGGCACAGGCCCCGTCCCGGCCCTGCGGCTCGGTGTGGACCGCAGCAGCCCGGTCCCGCTGTACTTCCAGTTGTCGCAGCAACTGGAGGCGGCGATCGAGCAGGGGGCGCTGACCCCCGGCAGCCTGCTCGGCAACGAGATCGAGCTGGCGGCCCGGCTCGGCCTGTCCCGGCCCACCGTGCGGCAGGCCATCCAGTCGCTGGTCGACAAGGGGCTGCTCGTGCGCCGCCGGGGCATCGGCACCCAGGTCGTGCACAGCCAGGTGCGCCGCCCGCTCGGTCTGACCAGCCTGTACGACGACCTGGAAGCCGCCGGGCAGCGGCCCGCGACCCGGGTGCTGGGCGTGGCCGAGATGCGGGCGAGCGCGGACGTCGCCGCGGCCCTGGGGGTCGCCGAGGGCACGGACGTCGTCCGCGTCGACCGGCTGCGGCTGACCCACGGCGAGCCGGTCGCCGTGCTCTGCAACCACCTGCCCGCAGAGCTGGTCCGGCTGCGCCCCGATGAGCTGGAGTCGACGGGGCTCTACCGGGTGCTGCGCCGCGCCGGCATCGCGCTGCACAGCGCCCGCCAGCGGGTCGGCGCCCGGCCGGCGACGGCGGCCGAGGCGGAGAGGCTGGGCGAGGAGGAGGGGGCGGCGGTGCTGACGATGGAGCGGTTCACGTACGACGACACGGGGCGCGGGGTGGAGTTCGGTTCGCACCTGTACCGGGCCTCGCGCTACAGCTTCGAGTTCCAGTTGCTCGACCGGGGCTGA
- a CDS encoding 2-dehydro-3-deoxyphosphogluconate aldolase, whose product MYRWEITRAALAQRVVAIVRSDTHDGAAATADSLLSAGISSLEISLTTPFALELVSSLRREAGTEAVIGAGTVLDAASARLAVDAGARYLVAPNLDAGVVATAHRYGIPVFAGVATPTEVVRALELGVDVMKLFPASAHEPGWVKDVRAALPQAAVLPTGGISIADAPDWIAAGAVGVGMGSALSGGDREEVAKRAADLLARLAAA is encoded by the coding sequence GTGTACCGCTGGGAGATCACCCGGGCCGCGCTGGCGCAGCGGGTCGTCGCCATCGTCCGCAGCGACACCCACGACGGCGCCGCCGCCACCGCCGACTCGCTGCTGTCGGCCGGGATCAGCAGCCTGGAGATCTCGCTGACGACGCCCTTCGCGCTGGAGCTGGTCAGCTCGCTGCGCCGCGAGGCCGGCACGGAGGCGGTCATCGGCGCCGGCACGGTGCTGGACGCCGCCTCGGCGCGGCTGGCCGTCGACGCCGGCGCCCGCTACCTCGTCGCGCCCAACCTCGACGCCGGCGTGGTCGCCACCGCGCACCGCTACGGCATCCCGGTCTTCGCCGGCGTCGCCACGCCCACCGAGGTGGTGCGCGCGCTGGAGCTGGGCGTGGACGTCATGAAGCTCTTCCCGGCCTCGGCGCACGAGCCGGGCTGGGTCAAGGACGTACGGGCCGCGCTGCCGCAGGCCGCGGTGCTGCCCACCGGCGGGATCTCGATCGCGGACGCGCCCGACTGGATCGCCGCGGGCGCGGTGGGCGTCGGGATGGGCTCGGCGCTGTCCGGCGGCGACCGCGAGGAGGTCGCCAAGCGCGCGGCCGACCTGCTGGCCCGGCTGGCGGCGGCCTGA
- a CDS encoding Gfo/Idh/MocA family oxidoreductase: MRIGLLGTGRIGAFHAGALRRHPDVTSLVVTDADPRRAAEVAARTGAEAAATPADALAAGVDAVVIAAATAAHAELLGAAARAGLPVFCEKPVALDLAGTRAALAEVAAAGIVLQMGFMRRFDAGYVAAREAVRGGRLGRLHTVRTVTSDPAPPPPAYLPLSGGLYRDCVIHDADALRWVTGREVTEVYAAGSDAGPAMFREAGDVDTATALLTLDDGTLATATATRVNGAGYDVRMELAGERDQIAVGLAERTPLTSVEPGAPAPGGKPWQGFLERFGPAYEAELAAFVRVVRGELANPCDGVEALAALHVVEACERSRRERRPVRVAEIAEAP, translated from the coding sequence ATGCGCATCGGACTCCTCGGCACCGGCAGGATCGGCGCCTTTCACGCGGGCGCGCTGCGGCGGCACCCGGACGTCACCTCGCTCGTCGTCACCGACGCGGACCCGCGCCGGGCCGCCGAGGTCGCGGCGCGTACGGGCGCGGAGGCGGCCGCCACGCCCGCCGACGCGCTGGCGGCGGGGGTGGACGCCGTGGTGATCGCGGCCGCCACCGCCGCGCACGCGGAGCTGCTGGGCGCGGCGGCGCGGGCCGGGCTGCCGGTGTTCTGCGAGAAGCCGGTCGCCCTCGACCTGGCGGGCACCCGGGCCGCGCTGGCGGAGGTGGCGGCGGCGGGGATCGTGCTGCAGATGGGCTTCATGCGCCGCTTCGACGCCGGCTACGTCGCGGCGCGGGAGGCGGTGCGCGGCGGGCGCCTGGGGCGGCTGCACACCGTGCGGACCGTCACCTCCGACCCGGCACCGCCGCCCCCGGCGTACCTGCCGCTGTCCGGCGGGCTGTACCGGGACTGCGTGATCCACGACGCCGACGCGCTGCGGTGGGTGACGGGCCGTGAGGTCACGGAGGTGTACGCGGCGGGCTCGGACGCGGGCCCGGCGATGTTCCGCGAGGCCGGCGACGTCGACACCGCGACGGCGCTGCTCACCCTGGACGACGGCACGCTGGCCACCGCGACGGCGACCCGCGTGAACGGGGCGGGCTACGACGTGCGGATGGAGCTGGCCGGCGAGCGCGACCAGATCGCGGTGGGCCTGGCCGAGCGGACGCCGCTCACCTCCGTCGAGCCGGGCGCGCCGGCGCCGGGCGGCAAGCCGTGGCAGGGCTTCCTGGAGCGCTTCGGGCCGGCGTACGAGGCGGAGCTGGCGGCGTTCGTCCGGGTGGTCCGCGGCGAGCTGGCCAACCCCTGCGACGGGGTGGAGGCGCTGGCGGCGCTGCACGTGGTGGAGGCGTGCGAGCGCTCCCGCCGGGAGCGCCGCCCGGTGCGGGTGGCGGAGATCGCGGAGGCGCCGTAG